Within Theileria orientalis strain Shintoku DNA, chromosome 4, complete genome, the genomic segment AACACCATGTCGTTTCCGAAGATTTTGTTCGCACTCATCTTGCCTTGATACGATATATAATGGTTCAAAGGCAGTAGGCTATTTATTCTGGAGATTTCATATCTCCTTTTCATTAGTCTCTGGATGAAGTCGTTTTCGGTGGTCGACTCCACGTAGTAAGTGTCGTCttttttcttctcttcGTCTCGTCTTATCATTTTGTACATCTGTAACAGGGTTACTTCGTTCAGCGACTCCACGAATACTCTGATCATATCCGTTTCCTTCTCCAGCATCTTGTCCTTGTACAGCGACAAGTCAGGCATGACCATCTTCGTGTCATCGTAGTCGTAATAGGACTTATCCAGCAGCACATTCTTGGTATACACGTTATCGAATTCGTAGTCGTCCTCGTTGCTGTTCGGCATCATGCCTGTGAAGTAAAAGTTCCTTAGCAGCTGCGAGTAAAATGCGTTGGGCGTGTTCAGCATGTTCCTTCTGACTGAGGACGTGCTCAGCATCTCGTTGTAGAGCACCCAGACCTTCGGGTCCACTTCTACTGTCGAATTCACGTGCCTCCAGTTCCTGATTCCGAAGTACGCTCTTTTGTCCGAGAAGAGCGCCCTCGAGTACGGCGTCAGCAGTGCTCTCGAAAACTTTTCCGTGTAGTCCAGTTCCGACCCTCGCAAATTGATGAGACTGTATACCTTATTCGACTTCACGACTTCCCAGTTTTCCACGAAGTACCTATACACCGACTGCATCATATGTGCGTTTTCCTTGTCGAAGACTCTTATTGGTGGCAGAGTGTACTTTTCCTTCATCTTGAACGCTTCGCACTTGTAACTGTTGAGGTTTGAGAGGTCAAAGTCGAAGTTTGCGCAGTAGCTGCATTCGATGTTCTTCAGCGGAGCTGTCGAGCCCAAACTCAGCTCGTCGACTCTGCTCTTACTGTCCGTGTTCAGGTAGTAGTTGATGTTCTTGTTTGAGGAGATTACGCTCATTGCGTACACGTATTTGCCGTGTTTTTCGTTCATTGCGTACACTGGACATGGCAGCCACAGGTTACTGTACGGGTACCTCCATGAGGATTTGCACAGgtcataaatattatatatcgAGTTACTTCTGCATTTTATGAAGTTTGtgcttttgtatatatcGCTGAAATGCACTCTTACTGACAAACGTcggtttttattttgaacGTTCAACGATTCCAATGAGTCATCAATACTGTCAAATTTGTCCATTAAAATGTTTGCCCATACATTTAGAGAATCTTCATGTTCATTTCCAatattatctttatttttagaaattGCTGCCAGGTATGGTACCAGATGGTCTTCTGGTGCGTACTTCTGAATCTTCGAGTCTGGGATCATGTTAAGCGTGTAGTTGCATAGTGTCTTGCACATCGGGCACAGGAACTCTGTCGACGCTCTGTGTATTCCGTATATTGAGAAGTTTTCCACATCTTCCTGCATATTCCTGTGTTCGTTGATGCATCTCGTGTGTGCTACGTGCCCACATGATGATATGATCGACGACTTAAGCGGTATTGATGACTTTGCGTACACGCCATAGTTTGTTCGTCGACTAATATCCCCGTATATGTCATTGTACGATTTGCCGAATGTGAATATCGACCTACTGCTTCCACCACTCGTGCTACTCGAGTTTTGTACCGATCCACTATCGTTTGTGCCACCATATTCGTTGCTCATCGATTCACCCTTTGATAAGAACTCATTCGATAGCCCGTTTGACGACGAGCACCTTCTTAACACGTTGTTTGATGAGATGAAGCACAGACACGACATTTCCGACTCCGACTCCATTTTCTGCTTACACAGGATACACAGTATTGATTCCTCAGTATCCCCCTCCTCCATTTGTTCCATGTCCTCagtatcaattttaaagagTTCCTGCTgcttaaatattttgttaaggAACTTCTTCTGTATCTTCTTAACGTCCTTCTTTTCTATCTGCTTACTCTTATTTTCCGGCTTACTCTTAAAGTTGTACACTTTGTTTAGTCTGTTCAACGTGTAGTTTATGCACTTCTTGTATACTTCGTCGTCCATTCTGCTTAGAATCAACTTCAGCATACTCACCATAACGAATCCTATGTTCTCGTGTGCTGGCGTCAGCTTACTGTAGAGCAGGTTAAGCATCTTCAGTGAGTACAACAGCACGTGGCTCGaccttttaaacttgtaGTTCGAGCACGCCAGCATGTTTGACGCCAACTCAAACTTCTTAAAGTTCGACTCCTTTGACGACTCCAGAGCTGTTTTGTACAGGTCAGGGAGCGACTCAAagtccttcttctccaacTTAAACTCCATTTTCGATTCGTATACCAACGGAAGCAGCAGGTAGTTAAAGAGCATGTTGCAGCTGATCGAGTTAAGTATCAGCGCCTGCGTTTCCCTGTACTCTGGCGACATTATTTCTCCCTCGAACGGCCCTAGCAGACTTATGTCGTGATTTAGGCATTGGCTCGAGATTGCGTGCGTTGCTGGTTGCAGCGTGTTCCACACTACGTCGATCAGCTTATATGACTCCTGCTTCAGCCTTATGTACGTCTTGTCCGACACCTTCGAGTAATTAAACATTGCCACGCGCTCGATCGTCTCTATGAACATTGGGTGGTGTTTCCAGTGCTTCTTCGTCTCGTTAACTATCTGTCCGAACTCCACGTTCCCTGAGGCCAGCGAGTTAACTATGTccatcagcagcagcggGTACCCTCTGTTCACAAACCACTCCTTCGTCGTCTTCCTCGAGATTGAGAGTATTTCCAGGTGCTTAATGTCGTTTACCAGCGTGTTCAGCAGTATGTAGAAGAagttgattttaaaatcaaaggTTCCCGGGTCACTCTTGCATGCTGGGTACTCCTCAAATTGTATCTCAAACGATTCTCCTTCTGAAATATTGTTGTGGTCGATCGATGAGCTCATATCCTCTTCTCGATTGTCCTCACCTCTCTCCTGCTCTCTGCTCGTTGTAATCCGTCCTTGCACATCAGATATCAAATTTTCAACTacattgtatatttcaTTTAGTGAAGTTTCCTCGGCTCCCGTTTTTGCCGCGGCGCCATTCCTATACCTTTCCACTGCGCTCTTATATGGCGAACTCTCATAGTGTTTTAGGTCAAAGCATATTTCAAATATGTACGTCAACACGTCAAAGTCGCTCCTGAAGTTCTTCATGCCCAGCAGCACCACTGCCATTTGTATTGATGCGATATCGAACGAGTCGAATAGCAACTCGTAGTACGTCGTCCTCTGGTCTCGCAGCGACTCTCCGTTGAAGACCCACAGGTTATGCTTTATCTCCATTGCGAACTTCAGGACGTCGATTGTGCTTCTCAGCACGTACTTCAGCACATCGTTATCGAAGAGCTCCAAGAGATCAAACTGCAGACTCTCATTCGACTTAAGGTGCAGGAACGACTTGTTCAGGTATTCCGCCACTCTTTCGTCCGTCATCGCCATGAGCGTCAGGTGGTACTTCGCGTATCTTCTCACCACGTTAAAGTCCACTACTGAGGTGAAGAGTCTAACCAGTGGTATGTGGAAGCTTCTCGTCAGCATATTGGAGTTAAACTTTACGTTGAGCGCGTTTTTCTTTATGAAATCGTTGAAGTTTTTATATAGCTTAAGCACCATCGGCAGATCAGTGTCCCCTAGTGACTTGATGTAGTCTGACAGCGGCTTGAACGCGCTGTGCAGGCTGTGCTCCACTGTGAATGCGATAGAGTAACCTATAATTCCATGATCTCTTCACGTCGTACCTGTGTTCTCGTACTGCACGTGCGTCCTGGTGTGCCGTTCTATCAGGTTCATGTAATTGTGAACGAAGAACAGGTTAAAGACTGTGGTCTGTAGCCTCTCGTCAGACAGTAGCAGGCGACACACCACTGTGTGATTCATCAGGTACGTCAGGTCACTTATTATCCTTATGTAGAGACTAAACATCATATGACTTTGTTATCATGTTACTTGAATTTCTTCCTGTCGAATCTTGCGAATTGCAGCGTGTTCAACCTCTTATCTATCGGCGCCTTGTCTACTATCGGATCTATGCAGATTTCCATGAACTGGTTCTTCAGCAGTTCAAATGCTATATTTGAGTACGTGAAGAGCTGAACTGACAGGTTACTCAGGTGCCAGTCTGAACATTGATGTTATTGTCCGACCTACCATCTTGTATCTCCTTCAGCGGCTGCACAATGTCAACATACAATTCCGcctataaattttattcatcatTTAACTTACGAATAACGAAGAGAACTTCTTCTTAAACGACATCGATGTTATCATTGTCAAATAAAACGAGTTGAACGActgtttaataattattttttattttccaattACCTTTTGCAAGTCGTTCGGCAGTATTTGGTGCCTCAGCATCCAGTCCTTCAACACTTCGCGCGATAAACACAGGCTCAGTGAGTATCTAAACTTCTTGTTTATACTGTTACATACCTGTATGCTGGAGTTACGTTTGCCAGATCGTTTAGGAAGAGCACCAAAATTTGCAGCGTTTCTCCGTTTACTGCGTTGAtgttgtgtaaataatatgacACATTCGTGACTATGTGTCGAATTAGTGTCTCCAATCTCATCAGAAACGAGTTCGTAAACAGGTCGAGCGTACATTTTTCGTCTATTATCGTTCCGTTCGTGTGCACCGAGCACGAGCCCTTAACATCCCATGAACTGACATCTCCGCAATCTGCAAATTATGAAATCGCTAACACCTACCACAGCAGCCTCCTGATGTTTTTGTCAATCTGTATTCGTGACCGGTGTGATCTGAATCAAAGAAGCAGTCGACTAAGTTGTGATTAAACAAGTAAAACTTACGGCAAATGGCACAAGTTCCGTCATACTCACAAtcataacattttattgCAACTGTTTCTTCAAGCCATTTATTTGTACAGAATCCAGAATATCCTAAAaagttttttaattaatgtataaaGTTTGTTTTCTAACCCTTGACGTTGTACTCATTAATTAGCGATATAATGTAATTTTTGTCACAGAATccatataaatatttgtagaGCTGGTTAAATATGACATCTTTTGAGCTTCCACTGTCAAAATTGATGTTTTCGATATTTGTAGGCTCCAAGGATTTATAATCAGTATTAACCATAGAATCAAcaatttatgtaatatttaaaagttatataacttatacacataatttttaacaagaaatacaatatatgctatttgtacaaaaatatatatataaaattgtgATTAAATGAGGTTtaacatatgtgtaaaaattttataaaatatattttgttaaatgattatattattttatatataattataaataatgtttattaaattttataatgatcttaatatatatataaaaatatacgaTTGTATAATGAATTTATCgatcattaatttttttatttataactattttataaacttttatttattctttacggtttatttttatgtattcatttaaataatggataaatttgattaaattaattattatgtgAATCACGTGTGCTCCTacacaatatttaaaatttttatcatttatattatttaaaaatgaatttatcttttctgttttaaattaaatcgcaattttgaatatttcaaatcatttgtataatatattttattgttttttatctttattggataattatatattattttcatttttaaccatgtatacaaatttgttataatttaacTCCTTTATAACAtcttaaaatttgttttaacatGGGAACTTCCTTTTCTAAGGATCATCTCaccaaaaataaatatatcaaGGACTGTATACGTAAATTTGACCAGAATGAATTGGAAGTGctacataaaatatttaaagagTTATCTAGCAGATCTACGTCTGCGGGAATAGATAAAGAAACATTTTTACAGTACTTTAATCTTCCTGGTCTTTGGGGAGAACAGCTTTTTAGAAAATTTGATATCAACTGTATGTtctacaaatttaatttaatatttagattCTGGATCAGTCGAATTGgatgaatttttaattggCATATCTGTGTCATGTAGAGGGACCAGAACGGAGAAGATTTACGTGTTGTTTAAGCTTTTTGACTTGAATAATGACAACCTTATCCACAAGTTCGAGCTCCTGGCGATGCTATCGAACTTTCCGCAGCTTACAAAGTACCTATACACGTCAATAAACAATGGTGAGtcttaaataataatatgtCGACATAGCGGATTCGAGATTTAACGCAAGGAACAGGAATCTTAAAATGCTCGACAGAGTTCACAAGCGAATCTCATTTAATTCAGTTCAACTGCTatatgaaaatgaaaaggatTTTCGAATAGCAAACACACCAGCAAACAATAATTACGTGCCCTTTAAGAGTAAGATAGGcccttattattatattttagcGTCTTCGAACGAGTCGAACGCGTCGAGACAATCGTCATACACTGACGTGTCGATAGTAAAGACGGACAAGAAGAATTCAGTATGTGATAAAATATCGAAATCAGTATCAGACTTTTCACACGGTAAGCAAAAgggaaaaacaaatatttttagataCGATGTCGCTATCAGCATATTTGAATAGGTACTATTCGGATGAAGCAAATGGGCTGTTTAATTATTGCACACCATGTCAGCCAAATCATGCTGGTAAAGTTTTAACGCCAATGAGGTCAAAGTCGTtttcaaaaacaaataaaacgGAGAGGAACTGCGATTTTAAGTTGGATAAGTATAAGTTGAAATGGGAGAGCTATGAGACTGATTCGTCTAACTCATCGGAGTCAAACGACGAGTTTAACAAATCGTTCGTTAGCTCAAACTCATCACACGAGAGTTGGAACGAGGCTGAGATGTCGGAGATAAACACACTGTCGCATCACGATGACCCCTCGTCGCTGGTAGTTATGTCGATCATACAGGAAAACGAAGGACAGCAAGGATTCGATAACACGAACCTGGACTTGGAGACCCTGGTCGACCAGATATTCGAGGAGTGCGAGTTCGACGAAACGGGATGCCTGACCTTCCAGATGTTCAAGGCGTGgctggaaaaaaatgagtCGATACTGGCGATGTTCTCAGAGTGCCTGCACGAGGAGGTCTGGGGGCTGCAGGGGCACGCGTTCCACCACGACAGAGAGTGCACCGAGTCCTTTTTGGAAAACAAGTACGACTTCAACTATAAGTCGTCGACGGAGTTCGGGAAGTCGATAACGTCGGACTACACTAAGCAGAGCATCAACCTGGACGACATAACGATCAGGACGATCTACCACATCTTCCTGGTGAAGGACCAGCACCTGTTCTACCCACTGGAGAATCACTTGAACACGGTGGTGAGCAGCGAGCTCCTGGAGCACATGAAAAACATTAACACGGGCGTGGacaaggagaagctgatggCGACGAAGACGTCGCAGACGGAGGAATCGACGCAGACAATGGACTCGGAAAAGTTCATGTACGAGATATTCGCGTGCCCGAACTGCAAAACGCCGTTCCTGATGTGCCCAGTCTGCTACACGAAGCACAACGCACTCTCACTACACATCGAGTGCAACAACGTATACATAAAGTGCTCAAACTGCAAGTCGTCAGCGGAGAGCGACCTGGGAGTGTTTAAGTCGTGTTGGATATGCTGTTGGAGCTTCAACGACATCTTTAACTTGCCGACGCTCTCGAAGCAGCAAAACTCGTTGAACGGATTATCAATAGCCTCGAACGGAGTGACAACTAACGGGTCGATAGACGCGAAGACAAGAACACAGTTTAACGCCTCGGCGATGTCGCTGAAGTCATCAAAGGCAGCAGCTGACGCACTTAACAAAAACATTAACTTTAACGTGACGACGAAGTCGGGACTCATGTATAAAATCGGGAAGACTCTGCACCAGTGGAAGTCTAGGTACTACGTGCTGGTGGGAAACATACTGTACTACTACAAGGATAAGGGAAGCACGAGGCCGCGAGGATGCATATTCCTGGAAGGATGTTACCTGGACACGCTGAGAAAAAGGCAGATCGGAGACAAGTACGGATTCTCAATATGCCACAAGGGCAACAAGTTCTCGAGGAGAGACTTCTACGTGGAGACGATGGAGGAGTTCCTGGACTGGATAGAAGTGCTGAGGCACGCAATGAAGCAGCAGGTGCTCTCCTCGATGTATGAAA encodes:
- a CDS encoding myosin light chain kinase; translated protein: MGTSFSKDHLTKNKYIKDCIRKFDQNELEVLHKIFKELSSRSTSAGIDKETFLQYFNLPGLWGEQLFRKFDINYSGSVELDEFLIGISVSCRGTRTEKIYVLFKLFDLNNDNLIHKFELLAMLSNFPQLTKYLYTSINNADSRFNARNRNLKMLDRVHKRISFNSVQLLYENEKDFRIANTPANNNYVPFKSKIGPYYYILASSNESNASRQSSYTDVSIVKTDKKNSVCDKISKSVSDFSHDTMSLSAYLNRYYSDEANGLFNYCTPCQPNHAGKVLTPMRSKSFSKTNKTERNCDFKLDKYKLKWESYETDSSNSSESNDEFNKSFVSSNSSHESWNEAEMSEINTLSHHDDPSSLVVMSIIQENEGQQGFDNTNLDLETLVDQIFEECEFDETGCLTFQMFKAWLEKNESILAMFSECLHEEVWGLQGHAFHHDRECTESFLENKYDFNYKSSTEFGKSITSDYTKQSINLDDITIRTIYHIFLVKDQHLFYPLENHLNTVVSSELLEHMKNINTGVDKEKLMATKTSQTEESTQTMDSEKFMYEIFACPNCKTPFLMCPVCYTKHNALSLHIECNNVYIKCSNCKSSAESDLGVFKSCWICCWSFNDIFNLPTLSKQQNSLNGLSIASNGVTTNGSIDAKTRTQFNASAMSLKSSKAAADALNKNINFNVTTKSGLMYKIGKTLHQWKSRYYVLVGNILYYYKDKGSTRPRGCIFLEGCYLDTLRKRQIGDKYGFSICHKGNKFSRRDFYVETMEEFLDWIEVLRHAMKQQVLSSMYEICEQLGQGKFSIVYRAIYKETGEEYAVKIIDKTKITHQERELLRSEISILKLLKHNNVIYLKDIIDMKDHLYIVMELVRGGELYDLLHSEHRLSEEHTHRIISQLLKTVAYLHKCGIIHRDLKPENLLLTDRSESGSIKLTDFGLSTLCSPNDILTQPCGTLAYVAPEVLTMQGYNQKSDVWSIGVIMYLLIRGRLPFAIKKSHTIHIWEHYKVTFDGSIWRGVSSSAKDLIRKLLEIDPAKRVSVFEALNHIWVKNFVAVNHDSPSVTMMAHHGESDEFYQSLRNTTDTTFVLPYSESCNRNLNKLQNVEYKSDIIAEKEPDSDDSNKRGISTVLKLETVNE
- a CDS encoding uncharacterized protein (zinc finger, N-recognin domain containing protein) — translated: MVNTDYKSLEPTNIENINFDSGSSKDVIFNQLYKYLYGFCDKNYIISLINEYNVKGYSGFCTNKWLEETVAIKCYDCEYDGTCAICLDCFFDSDHTGHEYRLTKTSGGCCDCGDVSSWDVKGSCSVHTNGTIIDEKCTLDLFTNSFLMRLETLIRHIVTNVSYYLHNINAVNGETLQILVLFLNDLANVTPAYRYSLSLCLSREVLKDWMLRHQILPNDLQKSFNSFYLTMITSMSFKKKFSSLFAELYVDIVQPLKEIQDDWHLSNLSVQLFTYSNIAFELLKNQFMEICIDPIVDKAPIDKRLNTLQFARFDRKKFNLYIRIISDLTYLMNHTVVCRLLLSDERLQTTVFNLFFVHNYMNLIERHTRTHVQYENTGYSIAFTVEHSLHSAFKPLSDYIKSLGDTDLPMVLKLYKNFNDFIKKNALNVKFNSNMLTRSFHIPLVRLFTSVVDFNVVRRYAKYHLTLMAMTDERVAEYLNKSFLHLKSNESLQFDLLELFDNDVLKYVLRSTIDVLKFAMEIKHNLWVFNGESLRDQRTTYYELLFDSFDIASIQMAVVLLGMKNFRSDFDVLTYIFEICFDLKHYESSPYKSAVERYRNGAAAKTGAEETSLNEIYNVVENLISDVQGRITTSREQERGEDNREEDMSSSIDHNNISEGESFEIQFEEYPACKSDPGTFDFKINFFYILLNTLVNDIKHLEILSISRKTTKEWFVNRGYPLLLMDIVNSLASGNVEFGQIVNETKKHWKHHPMFIETIERVAMFNYSKVSDKTYIRLKQESYKLIDVVWNTLQPATHAISSQCLNHDISLLGPFEGEIMSPEYRETQALILNSISCNMLFNYLLLPLVYESKMEFKLEKKDFESLPDLYKTALESSKESNFKKFELASNMLACSNYKFKRSSHVLLYSLKMLNLLYSKLTPAHENIGFVMVSMLKLILSRMDDEVYKKCINYTLNRLNKVYNFKSKPENKSKQIEKKDVKKIQKKFLNKIFKQQELFKIDTEDMEQMEEGDTEESILCILCKQKMESESEMSCLCFISSNNVLRRCSSSNGLSNDRRTNYGVYAKSSIPLKSSIISSCGHVAHTRCINEHRNMQEDVENFSIYGIHRASTEFLCPMCKTLCNYTLNMIPDSKIQKYAPEDHLVPYLAAISKNKDNIGNEHEDSLNVWANILMDKFDSIDDSLESSNSIYNIYDLCKSSWRYPYSNLWLPCPVYAMNEKHGKYVYAMSVISSNKNINYYLNTDSKSRVDELSLGSTAPLKNIECSYCANFDFDLSNLNSYKCEAFKMKEKYTLPPIRVFDKENAHMMQSVYRYFVENWEVVKSNKVYSLINLRGSELDYTEKFSRALLTPYSRALFSDKRAYFGIRNWRHVNSTVEVDPKVWVLYNEMLSTSSVRRNMLNTPNAFYSQLLRNFYFTGMMPNSNEDDYEFDNVYTKNVLLDKSYYDYDDTKMVMPDLSLYKDKMLEKETDMIRVFVESLNEVTLLQMYKMIRRDEEKKKDDTYYVESTTENDFIQRLMKRRYEISRINSLLPLNHYISYQGKMSANKIFGNDMVLNPWSFDYIREFLKVFLSQKNYVKSVITHYVYFFTVVASLQVMDRFIVDVMRINYRRFIENYSDGDERLYRTRLKIEFMTAFNQKFFSDLFANAEFPCDVVPRIAFTDFEENLNEYRSYNMMLGHICDSRRQRSKSKYTKDSIYYEQLDDMISDMVEYSGMLKSVHDKHVEALTEPIPYDQILHDRVNTYITDELLERHLFNQVSRILKAREIQNSLNNKYDFEAIAYGLEEVFEQAVYPKRQRLHDGKIDTTDESPSSILKIESASTPITTNSAHNMYRGVDLARRLNGLLYKNHSNTVFFETIRHNIPQSPHILDFLTPELASGISNLKVDVSTSFLSVIEKVFNFTVRHFIQMGYINYEPERLMFEKYKEQLFESLNIFLDVAFWALNSMFKYEDEVCSKVLYGHLNSEATRFNLLIEALGIGAKSILMKPSEILRNMFSETYKSQMQLNRNCNMEVTPPILSKYSLIDVERHLTELHWDMIRNTALRSCANCGLKPANPLMCLLCGSLVCSNNECCHKVQTAQDTRFLVHVEKKLRRLKKGELMSIYDEELVAHAKVCGGGQCIYFSPYHCCVLLVEERRRATVASIYSDQYGNSDLHGKVYGDVKLARVRLENIVNTFCSGRLSNEIVTQRKQLINLLA